In Halomarina salina, one DNA window encodes the following:
- a CDS encoding oligosaccharyl transferase, archaeosortase A system-associated gives MSQPTEREDGLTFDTDSVLGRVRELYHIPAVALLLVFMLWNRVKTWENFSSSGEFLFRGNDAWYHLRATSYTVRNFPFTMPFDPWTRFPVGTASGQFGTLFDQLIALGALVLGLFMPQDQATTTALLFAPAVFGTLVAIPAYFIAKRFGGRLGGVIAVLVLALTPGAFLFRSLVGFSDHHIAEVLFQVVAVLAVMVSVGVAQRERPVYEQFRAREWGTLRRTVGYAVLAGVALALYVWVWPPAIFFVSVLGLFFLLHLVVVFLKGHSPEHVAIAGVVMSVVAALLSAVRISEFALSASDFTLLQPVAFLGLAAVLVVVAALARVVEGRDDARTLFPGALVGGIAAVALLAWLVVPDTFSYFVDQFLRIYGLDANAQVRTVNEAQPVPLGDAGQFFSARYGFTFFIAGIGSILLLAKYLLDDEPSGESLLLVTWFVLMVLATLTQNRFDYYVAVPVAALTAFVVGYVVRLAGLGATESATDLDTAQVLTVFVLLLVVVAPFAAISGPLLNGGLSLQSVQSAESNGPGEVTQWEGSLGWLANNTPDEGQYGAANANNEQLEYYGQFARTGDYEYGPGTYGVMSWWDYGHFITVEGNRIPNANPFQQGASTAANFLLNTNESAANEIMTTEGEGEGTRYVMVDWKLADPRSAKYTAPTQFDDIGVDAYGSGENALLRTPLYTQYAPGTQPQAAVYVRNQAHYESMRVRLYKFHGSATSPTLPNGNVLVLDWSNEDVSWGGGSRNLPTNASTMQFDTMAEAREYVQTDSTSQIGGLQGIPTEYVPALEHYRLVHASEAANQVGPWVKTFERVDGATVEGTGPANSTVTASVTMRIPTQNGTQSETFNYVQQAETGEDGQFTMTLPYSSTGYDQVGPDGGQTNVSVRATGQYEFRTVQGNENGSQTVYNTTTDVTEAQVLGQDDAPVQVSLDQTTTIQPEGNQSGNASGNATNATADPGTSVSENETANTTGTDATGNDSTNGSGNTSTNGSGNASNASALAAPGVYATRPQVA, from the coding sequence ATGAGTCAGCCAACGGAGCGTGAGGACGGGCTGACGTTCGACACCGACTCCGTCCTCGGACGCGTCCGGGAGCTGTATCACATCCCCGCGGTCGCCTTGCTTCTCGTGTTCATGCTGTGGAACCGGGTGAAGACGTGGGAGAACTTCTCGTCGAGCGGCGAGTTCCTGTTCCGAGGGAACGACGCCTGGTACCACCTCCGCGCGACGAGTTACACCGTCCGGAACTTCCCGTTCACCATGCCGTTCGACCCGTGGACGCGCTTCCCCGTCGGGACCGCGTCGGGGCAGTTCGGGACGCTGTTCGACCAGCTCATCGCACTCGGCGCGCTCGTCCTCGGACTGTTCATGCCCCAGGACCAGGCGACGACGACCGCCCTCCTGTTCGCCCCCGCGGTCTTCGGGACGCTCGTCGCCATCCCGGCGTACTTCATCGCGAAGCGATTCGGCGGCCGACTCGGCGGCGTCATCGCCGTCCTCGTGCTGGCGCTGACTCCGGGTGCGTTCCTCTTCCGGAGTCTCGTCGGCTTCTCGGACCACCACATCGCCGAGGTGCTGTTCCAGGTCGTCGCCGTCCTCGCGGTGATGGTCTCGGTCGGCGTCGCCCAGCGCGAACGCCCCGTCTACGAACAGTTCCGCGCACGCGAGTGGGGTACGCTCCGTCGCACCGTCGGCTACGCCGTGCTCGCCGGCGTCGCGCTCGCGCTCTACGTCTGGGTGTGGCCGCCCGCCATCTTCTTCGTCTCCGTGCTCGGGCTCTTCTTCCTCCTGCACCTCGTGGTCGTCTTCCTCAAGGGCCACAGTCCCGAACACGTCGCCATCGCCGGCGTCGTCATGTCGGTCGTCGCGGCCCTCCTCTCGGCGGTGCGCATCTCCGAGTTCGCCCTCTCCGCGTCGGACTTCACCCTGCTCCAGCCGGTCGCCTTCCTCGGTCTCGCGGCCGTCCTCGTCGTCGTGGCGGCACTCGCTCGCGTCGTCGAGGGCCGTGACGACGCCCGGACGCTGTTCCCCGGTGCGCTCGTAGGGGGAATCGCGGCGGTCGCACTGCTCGCTTGGCTCGTCGTCCCCGACACGTTCTCGTACTTCGTCGACCAGTTCCTCCGCATCTACGGGCTGGACGCGAACGCGCAGGTCCGGACGGTCAACGAAGCACAGCCCGTCCCCCTCGGGGATGCGGGCCAGTTCTTCTCCGCTCGCTACGGGTTCACGTTCTTCATCGCGGGCATCGGGAGCATCCTGCTCCTCGCGAAGTACCTGCTCGACGACGAACCGAGCGGCGAGTCGCTGCTGCTCGTCACCTGGTTCGTCCTGATGGTGCTGGCGACGCTGACCCAGAACCGCTTCGACTACTACGTGGCCGTCCCGGTCGCTGCGCTGACGGCGTTCGTCGTCGGTTACGTCGTGCGCCTCGCCGGTCTCGGCGCGACCGAGTCGGCAACCGACCTCGACACCGCGCAGGTGCTGACCGTGTTCGTCCTGCTCCTCGTCGTCGTGGCACCGTTCGCCGCCATCAGCGGACCGCTTCTGAACGGTGGGCTGTCGCTCCAGTCGGTCCAGTCCGCCGAGTCGAACGGCCCCGGAGAGGTCACCCAGTGGGAGGGGAGCCTCGGGTGGCTCGCGAACAACACGCCCGACGAGGGCCAGTACGGCGCCGCCAACGCGAACAACGAGCAGCTGGAGTACTACGGGCAGTTCGCCCGTACGGGCGACTACGAGTACGGACCGGGAACCTACGGCGTCATGTCGTGGTGGGACTACGGTCACTTCATCACGGTCGAGGGGAACCGCATCCCGAACGCCAACCCGTTCCAGCAGGGGGCCAGTACGGCGGCGAACTTCCTGCTGAACACCAACGAGTCCGCGGCGAACGAGATCATGACGACCGAAGGCGAGGGTGAGGGCACCCGGTACGTCATGGTCGACTGGAAACTCGCCGACCCGCGGTCCGCGAAGTACACCGCTCCCACGCAGTTCGACGACATCGGCGTCGACGCCTACGGCAGCGGCGAGAACGCGCTGCTCCGGACGCCCCTCTACACGCAGTACGCTCCCGGAACGCAGCCACAGGCGGCGGTCTACGTCCGCAACCAGGCGCACTACGAGTCGATGCGGGTGCGTCTCTACAAGTTCCACGGCAGCGCGACGAGTCCGACGCTACCGAACGGGAACGTGCTCGTGCTCGACTGGTCCAACGAGGACGTCTCGTGGGGTGGCGGCAGCAGGAACCTCCCGACCAACGCGAGCACGATGCAGTTCGACACGATGGCCGAGGCCAGAGAGTACGTCCAGACCGACAGCACCTCCCAGATCGGTGGCCTGCAGGGCATCCCGACCGAGTACGTCCCGGCCCTCGAACACTACCGGCTCGTCCACGCCAGCGAGGCGGCCAACCAGGTCGGCCCGTGGGTGAAGACGTTCGAGCGCGTCGACGGGGCGACCGTCGAGGGGACCGGCCCAGCCAACTCGACGGTGACCGCGAGCGTGACGATGCGCATCCCGACGCAGAACGGGACGCAGTCGGAGACGTTCAACTACGTCCAGCAGGCCGAGACCGGCGAGGACGGGCAGTTCACGATGACGCTGCCGTACTCCTCGACGGGCTACGATCAGGTCGGCCCGGACGGCGGGCAGACGAACGTCAGCGTCCGTGCCACCGGTCAGTACGAGTTCCGGACGGTGCAGGGCAACGAGAACGGCTCGCAGACCGTCTACAACACGACGACGGACGTGACCGAGGCGCAGGTGCTCGGCCAGGACGACGCGCCGGTGCAGGTGTCGCTCGACCAGACGACGACCATCCAGCCCGAAGGCAACCAGAGCGGAAACGCGTCCGGTAACGCGACCAACGCCACCGCCGACCCCGGAACGTCGGTCTCGGAGAACGAGACCGCGAACACGACCGGCACCGACGCGACCGGAAACGACTCGACGAACGGGTCTGGTAACACGTCGACGAACGGGTCGGGTAACGCGTCGAACGCGTCGGCGCTCGCCGCACCGGGCGTCTACGCGACCCGACCGCAGGTCGCCTGA
- a CDS encoding glycosyltransferase family 2 protein, producing MRVSVVVCTHTTERYPDLKEAVESVLANDYPDREVVVVSDGSEAVHESALADFGDHDDVVVHMHETNDGLLTVRNVGASVASGDVVAFIDDDAIAEEDWLDELVSVYDRSLWPWLPNGGDAEGGSESDEDDILAVGGRMVPAWVAGEPSFLPEEFYWLIGVTHQGFADGPGEVRNTNGSNISFRAEVFEALSGFDTDVGGRQGDNHLQGGETELCARLREEYDVGVQYNPDAVVAHKIFDYRTDPRWLVERAFWQGYSKRGMEVFVPESTGEEAEFLSALLFRFVPGRVRDLVDEFSAAKLSQLVMLVVLTGAVGLGYLYGVVKWR from the coding sequence ATGCGTGTCTCGGTCGTCGTCTGTACACACACGACAGAGCGGTACCCCGACCTGAAGGAGGCGGTCGAGAGCGTCCTCGCCAACGACTACCCGGACCGCGAGGTGGTCGTCGTCAGCGACGGGAGCGAGGCAGTCCACGAGTCCGCACTGGCCGACTTCGGCGACCACGACGACGTGGTCGTCCACATGCACGAGACGAACGACGGTCTCCTGACGGTCCGGAACGTCGGTGCGAGCGTCGCGTCGGGCGACGTGGTCGCGTTCATCGACGACGACGCCATCGCCGAGGAGGACTGGCTGGACGAACTCGTCTCGGTGTACGACCGGTCCCTCTGGCCGTGGCTACCCAACGGGGGTGACGCCGAGGGTGGTTCTGAGAGCGACGAAGACGACATTCTCGCCGTCGGCGGCAGGATGGTCCCCGCGTGGGTGGCCGGTGAGCCGTCGTTCCTCCCGGAGGAGTTCTACTGGCTCATCGGCGTCACCCACCAGGGGTTCGCCGACGGGCCTGGCGAGGTGCGCAACACGAACGGGTCGAACATCTCGTTTCGCGCCGAGGTGTTCGAGGCGCTCTCGGGGTTCGACACCGACGTCGGCGGCCGCCAGGGTGACAACCACCTCCAGGGCGGCGAGACGGAACTGTGCGCGCGCCTACGCGAGGAGTACGACGTGGGCGTCCAGTACAACCCGGACGCGGTGGTGGCGCACAAGATATTCGACTACCGAACGGACCCGCGCTGGCTGGTCGAACGCGCGTTCTGGCAGGGCTACTCGAAGCGGGGGATGGAGGTGTTCGTTCCCGAGTCGACGGGCGAGGAGGCCGAGTTCCTCTCGGCCCTGCTGTTCCGGTTCGTCCCCGGACGGGTGCGCGACCTCGTCGACGAGTTCTCGGCGGCGAAGCTGTCACAGCTCGTGATGCTGGTCGTCCTCACCGGTGCCGTCGGTCTCGGCTACCTCTACGGCGTCGTCAAGTGGCGGTAG
- a CDS encoding TrmB family transcriptional regulator, giving the protein MSETDVFDRLGLTEYEQTALVELMTLGRTTAPNLAEAAGIPKARVYGVLDSLADEGYVKIIPGRPKHYQPHDPASILDRAKENRRQELESFVQDVDADREAFLDEFQPRFEAAGEDITATEELFYVVDVGDPSERETRRIYREASDRICILSKGFEYFDTVEPALLDALDRGVEVQVLLLHPDLLSTDERGRQAAVVDRLADHDVAVRYSTEQLPWRGTFADPTFSYEGGEAILLVQEDDVPNHLRQAAITENGAFVAGLGRFFDLTWQYESEGAAVRDGT; this is encoded by the coding sequence ATGAGCGAGACGGACGTGTTCGACCGCCTCGGGTTGACCGAGTACGAGCAGACGGCGCTCGTGGAACTGATGACGCTGGGGCGGACGACCGCGCCGAACCTCGCGGAGGCCGCCGGTATCCCGAAGGCGCGGGTGTACGGGGTCCTCGATTCGCTCGCCGACGAGGGGTACGTGAAGATCATCCCCGGTCGCCCGAAGCACTACCAGCCCCACGACCCGGCGTCGATCCTCGACCGCGCCAAGGAGAACCGACGGCAGGAACTGGAGTCGTTCGTGCAGGACGTCGACGCCGACCGCGAGGCGTTCCTCGACGAGTTCCAGCCACGGTTCGAGGCCGCGGGCGAGGACATCACCGCCACCGAGGAACTGTTCTACGTCGTCGACGTCGGCGACCCCTCCGAACGCGAGACCCGGCGCATCTACCGCGAGGCGAGCGACCGCATCTGCATCCTCTCGAAGGGGTTCGAGTACTTCGACACCGTCGAACCGGCGCTCCTCGACGCGCTCGACCGGGGCGTCGAGGTGCAGGTGCTGTTGCTCCACCCGGACCTCCTGTCGACCGACGAGCGCGGGCGACAGGCGGCCGTCGTCGACCGCCTCGCCGACCACGACGTGGCGGTCCGCTACTCCACCGAACAGCTACCGTGGCGCGGGACGTTCGCCGACCCGACGTTCTCCTACGAGGGCGGCGAGGCCATCCTGCTGGTCCAGGAGGACGACGTGCCGAACCACCTCCGGCAGGCGGCGATCACGGAGAACGGCGCGTTCGTCGCCGGTCTCGGCCGGTTCTTCGACCTGACGTGGCAGTACGAGAGCGAGGGCGCGGCGGTGCGAGACGGAACCTGA